The Vampirovibrio chlorellavorus genome includes the window GCTCCTTGGGCATCAGCGGAATGCCAACTGAATAAAGGATTCAATGCCCGGCCAGAGGGGTTATAACCAAAGAAGCGGTCCTGTCCCGGTCAACCTTGAGTGAAGCCATGCGCCATATCCTGAACATTGTCCCTTCCCGGTCGGGTCGAAATCGATCCCGGGCTTGGCTTGCCTTGGCCTTGTTTTTAGTCTGTTCTTGGGGAACACAGGCCGGTTGGGCGGTGGAATATGGTTTTGCCCCGGTCAGTGGGCAATTAACCTCCCATTTTGGCTGGCGGGTAGATCCCCTGACCGGTTCCCAGCGCTTTCACGGGGGAATTGATCTGGCGGCGGCCAGCGGTACACCGGTCTATGCCCCGCAGGCCGGGCTGGTCATGTTCAGCGGCTATTACGGCGGCTATGGCAATGTGGTGGTGCTTAGTCACGGCAATTCCCTGTTTACCCTGTACGGTCACAATTCCCAGTTGTTGGTCAGACCGGGGGATGTGGTGTATCGGGGGCAGGTGATTTCCAAGGTGGGCTCCACAGGCCGTTCCACCGGGCCGCATTTGCATTTTGAGGTGCATCACAACGGGCAGTACGTAAATCCCGTGACCTACCTGAGTTATTTACAACCGGGCTCCGGGGCGCCTCTTATGGCACAGGCCCGCCCTTTACAAACGAGTAGGGTCGTCGCCTCAACGGCCGCCCAGCCCATGGATTCCGATAGCGGGGTGCAGACCCTGACGGTCAAGCATGTTAACCGTAAGTCTCACAGGAATTACACCACCGGGAAGTCCGTGGAGCTGGTGAGCGGTAACCGGGTACAAACGGTTCAGTTTTAAGGCGTTTCTGGCCGTACGTAGGCAATCCGGAGGTGGGGCTTGCATACCCCGATTGCATGATTTCTGCTATGATCGGCTATGCTTGGCTGAATTAATAATGTCAACGCGCATGCACTGGAATTATGCAATGGAATAAGGGATAGAGTTTAGCAGATGGCGGATTCGGGAAGACCGTTTCACCAGGAAACCTGGTTTGAGGTCGTATTTGTGGCAGCTTGCTTTGTGGCCGGCTATTTCCTGTTTAAATACCTGATGCCTGCCGTGGAGATGGATCCCAATGCCATTCAGGCGGTGTCCATGGCCAAGCTGTTTTCGGAAGGCCGCATTCTGGAAGCCTTTTCCCGTTTTAATTTGCCCCCGGTGTATCCCGCTTTAATGGCCCTGGTCATCAAGCTGAAGCGCACCACCGAATTGCCCCGGCTCATTGAGGGGTTTCACATCCTGAATCTGGTGCTGTACTTCCTGTCCACGGGGTTGGTCTACTTCTTTGTGCGTCGGCAAATTCCCAAGCCCTATACCTTTATTATTACGGCCTTGTACGTGGTGGCCCCCGCCACTTTGGGGATGGCCTGGGCCATTAACCCGCAAATGATTTACGTGGTTTTGTCTTTGGCCAGCCTGATTGCCATTGACATCAGCCTGAGCAAAGAGTCCGCCCTGGGGGGACAGCTGTCCCGGGGAGAGATTATTCTGTGCGGGACCCTGATGGGGCTCAGTATTTTGAGCTGGCAGGTGGGTTACACCCTGCTGTTTGCTTTTTTCTTTGTGACGGTGAAGCGGTTCGGGCTGAAAAAGAGCGCCACCATTTTGTCTGTCATTATCCTGTGTTTAAGTCCCTTTGTGGGACGAGACCTGTTTTACGTGGTGCGCAGCCCCCAGCCTTATGTAGGGCCTTCCACCACCATTGTGCAGAACATTGCCGAGCAAGGTTTTTTCCGTACTTTTGAGGCCTACGCCGATCGCATCATCCTCAATATTACCGATCACACGCTGGGCGATCTGAACCTGGCCTCCGTGGATCGGTTGGCGCAAACCCCCAGTGCCAGTGGGCCTGCCCGCATTGATGTGGAGAAAAAGCCCTGGGTTCGCTGGTTGATTGCCTTTGTGGCCATTGTGGGCGCTGTTTACGGATTGTACCAGTACACCGGCATTGGTACCCTGTACCTGTGTACCTATGTCATCACCGCTCTGGCCCTGCTGCCCAGTGCCGGGCTCAGTTTATCGCCGGTGATGCCCCTGTTGCTGTTTTACCTGTATTTTGGGCTTTTGCGGACGGGCCAGTGGTTCCAGCGTCTGGATAT containing:
- a CDS encoding M23 family metallopeptidase, giving the protein MRHILNIVPSRSGRNRSRAWLALALFLVCSWGTQAGWAVEYGFAPVSGQLTSHFGWRVDPLTGSQRFHGGIDLAAASGTPVYAPQAGLVMFSGYYGGYGNVVVLSHGNSLFTLYGHNSQLLVRPGDVVYRGQVISKVGSTGRSTGPHLHFEVHHNGQYVNPVTYLSYLQPGSGAPLMAQARPLQTSRVVASTAAQPMDSDSGVQTLTVKHVNRKSHRNYTTGKSVELVSGNRVQTVQF